A window from uncultured Desulfobacter sp. encodes these proteins:
- the ltrA gene encoding group II intron reverse transcriptase/maturase: MDNRPVTEQLEFWESEKDWDHAGLKGVKIPEKLSSLRQNLYRKAKDEPKFRFYVLYDRIFRKDVITCAYAICRAKGGAAGVDGMTFQDIENSPEGSNGFVDSIHEALKTKTYKPEAVRRVYIPKPDGRQRPLGIPTIRDRVSQMAALLILEPIFEADFLDCSYGFRPGKSAHDALKEVHKNLQQGRKAVYDADLSAYFDTIPHEKLMKCLQMRITDRSVLKLIRMWLKAPVVEPKGHGGGKISRRSTGTPQGGVISPLLANIYLHWFDKVFHGINGPFQWANARIVRYADDFVIMARYQGRKMRDFTENKIESWLGLKLNQDKTKVVNLDVLGESFDFLGYTFRYDKDLHGRAQTYLNPCASKKALKAEREKIRALVNKKHSHVPLPRLIMQINRHLIGWSNYFRLGYPRKAFRQVNSYVMQRLIRHLHRRSQRPYKPPEGVSYYRHLKRLGLVTL, translated from the coding sequence TTGGACAATCGTCCCGTTACGGAACAACTGGAATTTTGGGAGTCTGAGAAAGACTGGGATCATGCCGGGCTTAAAGGCGTCAAAATACCGGAGAAACTCTCCTCCTTGAGACAGAATCTTTACCGAAAGGCGAAGGATGAGCCAAAATTTCGATTCTATGTTTTGTATGATCGTATCTTTCGCAAAGATGTAATTACCTGTGCTTATGCAATCTGTAGGGCAAAAGGGGGCGCAGCTGGAGTAGACGGAATGACATTCCAGGATATTGAGAATAGTCCTGAAGGGTCAAACGGTTTTGTCGACTCTATCCATGAAGCACTGAAAACCAAGACCTACAAACCGGAAGCCGTGCGTAGGGTATATATTCCGAAACCGGATGGCAGACAGCGACCATTGGGTATACCGACTATTCGAGATAGGGTCTCACAAATGGCGGCCCTGTTGATCCTCGAACCTATATTCGAGGCAGATTTTCTGGATTGCTCATATGGATTCCGTCCTGGTAAATCAGCCCATGATGCCCTTAAAGAGGTGCACAAGAATCTGCAACAAGGGCGAAAGGCCGTATACGACGCAGATTTGTCGGCGTATTTTGATACAATTCCACATGAGAAGTTGATGAAATGCCTACAGATGAGGATAACAGATCGATCAGTCCTCAAACTGATTCGGATGTGGTTAAAAGCACCTGTGGTTGAGCCCAAGGGGCACGGTGGCGGAAAAATTAGTCGAAGATCTACCGGCACTCCCCAGGGAGGTGTGATCTCGCCTCTTTTGGCCAATATATATCTTCATTGGTTTGACAAGGTCTTTCATGGGATAAACGGTCCATTTCAATGGGCAAATGCCCGGATTGTTCGATACGCCGATGATTTTGTCATAATGGCGAGGTATCAAGGCCGGAAAATGCGGGACTTTACAGAGAATAAAATTGAGTCCTGGCTTGGTTTGAAATTGAATCAAGATAAGACAAAGGTTGTGAACCTTGATGTCCTTGGTGAAAGCTTTGATTTTCTGGGGTACACATTCAGATATGACAAAGATTTACATGGAAGGGCTCAAACGTATCTGAATCCTTGCGCCTCAAAGAAGGCCCTTAAAGCAGAACGAGAAAAGATAAGGGCTTTGGTGAATAAAAAGCACAGCCATGTTCCTTTACCCAGGTTGATAATGCAGATAAACAGGCATCTGATAGGATGGTCAAATTATTTTAGGTTGGGATATCCACGTAAAGCATTTAGACAAGTGAACAGCTATGTAATGCAACGTCTAATCAGGCATTTACATCGAAGAAGCCAACGGCCATATAAACCACCGGAAGGTGTTAGTTACTACCGACACCTCAAGCGCTTAGGTCTGGTGACTTTATGA